A genomic region of Aureimonas populi contains the following coding sequences:
- a CDS encoding cell envelope integrity protein TolA, which yields MKPFVTSTVLHTALLTWGLWSFGQPAALDLTQGESLPVSIVPIEEYSASMVGESEAEMTDTPAPEPTQTPETLPMPAENIGENEVDLASPPRPETAPRDRVQTATAEAPPPPPPPPAPEPEPTPEPEPEPEPAPVPVPEPEVSEPAPAPEPMIDEAAPELAETPPEPEPTPQNVPRPVTRPAPPVRTAEAPRQTPPAEPARQTPREDSAPTQSQSEREPEFDADEIAALLDRQNSAGGGAQRSDAQASLGGTRNTGQRLSQSELDALRGQIARCWNPPAGVMEAGSLRVSIQMSLDQTGALQGMPQIVSGSGSSSAERAAGEAALRAVRRCAPYNLPIEKYETWSQVQINFDPSEMF from the coding sequence ATGAAGCCCTTTGTCACCTCGACCGTCCTGCACACCGCGCTCCTCACCTGGGGCCTGTGGTCGTTCGGCCAGCCGGCGGCGCTCGACCTGACGCAGGGCGAGTCGCTGCCGGTGTCGATCGTGCCGATCGAGGAGTACAGCGCGTCGATGGTGGGCGAGAGCGAGGCGGAGATGACCGACACGCCCGCTCCCGAGCCCACGCAGACACCCGAGACCCTGCCGATGCCCGCCGAGAATATCGGCGAGAACGAGGTGGACCTGGCATCGCCGCCGCGCCCGGAGACGGCGCCGCGCGATCGCGTGCAGACCGCTACGGCCGAGGCGCCTCCGCCACCCCCGCCGCCGCCCGCGCCCGAACCCGAGCCGACCCCCGAGCCCGAGCCCGAGCCCGAGCCTGCGCCTGTGCCTGTGCCGGAGCCCGAAGTTTCCGAGCCGGCGCCGGCGCCCGAGCCGATGATCGACGAGGCCGCGCCCGAACTGGCCGAGACGCCGCCGGAGCCGGAGCCGACGCCCCAGAACGTGCCGCGCCCCGTGACGCGGCCCGCGCCCCCCGTTCGCACCGCCGAGGCCCCGCGCCAGACACCGCCCGCCGAGCCGGCGCGCCAAACGCCGCGCGAGGACAGCGCTCCGACGCAGAGCCAGTCCGAGCGCGAGCCGGAATTCGATGCGGACGAGATCGCCGCGCTGCTCGACCGCCAGAACTCGGCCGGTGGCGGCGCGCAGCGCTCCGACGCGCAGGCCTCGCTCGGCGGCACGCGCAACACCGGCCAGCGCCTCTCGCAAAGCGAACTCGATGCGCTGCGCGGGCAGATCGCGCGTTGCTGGAACCCGCCGGCGGGCGTGATGGAGGCGGGCTCGCTGCGCGTCTCGATCCAGATGAGCCTCGACCAGACCGGCGCTCTCCAGGGAATGCCGCAGATCGTGTCTGGCAGCGGCTCCTCCTCGGCCGAGCGTGCGGCCGGCGAGGCGGCGCTGCGCGCGGTTCGCCGCTGCGCGCCATACAATCTCCCGATTGAGAAGTACGAGACCTGGAGCCAGGTCCAGATCAACTTCGATCCGAGCGAGATGTTCTGA
- the tolR gene encoding protein TolR — translation MGMSTGASSASGGSRRRRGGRRRAPMSEINVTPFVDVMLVLLIVFMVAAPLMTVGVPLQLPETQARALNADTQPITISVQQGGEIFLQETPVAAEDIVAQLQAIAEAGYDERIFVRGDQATDYGTVMRVMAQISSAGFRNIGLVTAAETGN, via the coding sequence ATGGGTATGTCGACGGGCGCTTCATCCGCTTCGGGCGGCTCACGCCGCCGCCGGGGCGGGCGCCGCCGGGCCCCGATGAGCGAGATCAACGTCACCCCCTTCGTGGACGTGATGCTGGTGCTGCTCATCGTGTTCATGGTGGCCGCGCCGCTGATGACCGTGGGGGTGCCTCTGCAACTGCCCGAAACGCAGGCGCGCGCGCTGAACGCCGATACGCAGCCCATCACCATTTCCGTGCAGCAGGGGGGCGAGATCTTCCTTCAGGAAACGCCGGTGGCGGCCGAGGATATCGTCGCCCAGCTCCAGGCCATCGCCGAGGCCGGCTACGACGAGCGCATCTTCGTGCGCGGCGACCAGGCGACGGACTACGGCACGGTGATGCGCGTCATGGCGCAGATTTCCTCGGCCGGCTTCCGCAATATCGGCCTCGTCACCGCCGCCGAGACCGGGAACTGA
- the tolQ gene encoding protein TolQ → MNEVAQTALAAHGSDMSLLGLFWQAGFIVKLVMIGLLAASVWTWTIIFDKLARYAAFRRQLNNFENNFWSGQSLEELYQTLSDRKTSGMGALFVAAMREWKKSFEKGARSPIGLQQRIEKAMDVTLAREMDGLESRLGFLATVGSAAPFVGLFGTVVGIMTSFQAIAASEQTSLAVVAPGIAEALLATAIGLVAAIPAVVAYNKLTADAGKLGMRLEAFADEFSAILSRQIDERSSQAR, encoded by the coding sequence ATGAACGAAGTCGCCCAGACTGCGCTCGCCGCCCACGGCAGCGACATGTCTCTGCTCGGACTGTTCTGGCAGGCCGGCTTCATCGTCAAGCTGGTGATGATCGGTCTCCTGGCCGCCTCGGTCTGGACCTGGACGATCATCTTCGACAAGTTGGCGCGCTACGCTGCCTTCCGTCGCCAGCTCAACAATTTCGAGAACAACTTCTGGTCCGGCCAGTCCCTCGAGGAGCTGTACCAGACGCTGTCGGATCGCAAGACCTCGGGCATGGGCGCGCTCTTCGTCGCCGCCATGCGCGAATGGAAGAAGAGCTTCGAGAAGGGCGCCCGCTCCCCCATCGGCCTCCAGCAGCGGATCGAGAAGGCCATGGACGTCACGCTCGCCCGTGAGATGGACGGGCTGGAGTCGCGCCTGGGCTTTCTGGCCACCGTCGGCTCAGCCGCGCCCTTCGTCGGGCTCTTCGGCACGGTCGTCGGCATCATGACCTCCTTCCAGGCCATCGCCGCATCCGAGCAGACGAGCCTTGCGGTCGTCGCTCCCGGCATCGCGGAGGCGCTGCTGGCCACGGCCATCGGCCTCGTGGCCGCCATTCCCGCCGTCGTCGCCTACAACAAGCTCACGGCCGACGCCGGCAAGCTGGGCATGCGCCTCGAGGCCTTCGCAGACGAATTCTCCGCCATCCTCTCGCGCCAGATCGACGAACGCTCGTCGCAGGCGCGCTGA